One region of Rana temporaria chromosome 11, aRanTem1.1, whole genome shotgun sequence genomic DNA includes:
- the LOC120917240 gene encoding 3-galactosyl-N-acetylglucosaminide 4-alpha-L-fucosyltransferase FUT3-like, protein MKPAQQLSSRSNYFIIFLIQTLIAFILFSYNHISNTHIRNEVSLMTNCTDSAAPSKPELIFTVLIWTWPFGSQFRLDECPKPFGTKCLLTANRSLYNTANAVIIHHRDVCGSRQQMPQMPRPEGQYWVWFTLESPSHNPNLHFMDKLINLTMSYRSDSDIFTPYGWLERNEVAANYTIPKKSHLVAWIVSNWNPNSRRVKFYNDLKNHILIDVYGQQHLPLAREQTLSVISKYKFYLSFENSIHTDYITEKLWNNAFLSGSVPVVLGPPRENYERFIPPDSFIHVDDFPSAKELASYLLELDKNDQKYQEYFKWRSKLKPVEDVSWIEHYCKACVELQTAPSYRTISTLGKWFT, encoded by the coding sequence ATGAAGCCAGCACAACAGTTGTCATCACGttctaattattttattatatttctcATCCAAACTTTAATTGCCTTTATATTATTCAGTTATAATCATATTAGTAATACACATATCAGAAATGAGGTATCCCTCATGACCAACTGCACTGATTCTGCAGCTCCCTCCAAGCCTGAATTGATTTTCACTGTCTTGATATGGACGTGGCCTTTTGGTTCCCAGTTCCGTTTAGACGAGTGTCCAAAACCCTTTGGTACTAAATGCCTGCTTACGGCCAACCGTAGCTTATATAACACAGCAAATGCAGTCATTATTCATCACAGGGATGTATGTGGATCCAGGCAGCAGATGCCACAGATGCCAAGGCCTGAAGGACAATATTGGGTGTGGTTTACTTTGGAATCTCCAAGTCATAATCCAAACCTGCACTTCATGGACAAACTCATCAACCTCACTATGTCCTACCGCAGTGACTCTGATATCTTTACACCTTATGGATGGTTAGAACGGAATGAAGTTGCTGCTAATTATACAATCCCAAAAAAGTCTCATCTGGTGGCTTGGATCGTCAGTAACTGGAACCCCAATTCCAGACGGGTCAAGTTTTATAATGACTTAAAGAATCATATACTAATAGATGTTTATGGTCAACAACATCTCCCTTTAGCCAGGGAGCAAACACTTTCAGTTATCTCTAAATATAAGTTCTACTTATCCTTTGAGAACTCAATACATACAGACTATATAACAGAAAAACTGTGGAATAATGCATTTCTTTCGGGAAGTGTCCCAGTGGTTCTCGGCCCACCCCGAGAAAACTATGAGAGATTTATTCCAcctgattcattcattcatgtagaCGACTTCCCCAGTGCAAAAGAGCTGGCTTCCTATCTGCTTGAACTGGACAAAAATGATCAGAAATACCAGGAATACTTTAAATGGAGATCAAAACTGAAGCCAGTGGAAGATGTTTCTTGGATTGAGCATTACTGCAAAGCATGTGTAGAACTACAAACTGCCCCTTCGTATAGAACCATATCAACTCTTGGTAAATGGTTCACATGA